In Diabrotica undecimpunctata isolate CICGRU chromosome 4, icDiaUnde3, whole genome shotgun sequence, a single genomic region encodes these proteins:
- the LOC140440355 gene encoding uncharacterized protein: MSSKPPRISLTPAQEIERRKIARRRFRALIREVYDNRYWLGEFEEIQLSENVKRNILLLTKKTKILSSLTMYEKSILRKPTELRTEEERNHLNKVIGGLKYFRKYPPEVKAALAAVTFFEYYPPGRTLIRQNHEPTAMYFLLSGEASVVVSHYDKFLKEWIPENTGVLGPGTTFGEVSLLHNIKRMATYITATHCELLVIKKDDFHSIIRDSVLEDWNQIRIILDKFTYFKNWDSMTKKEASILTKIKTYNADEIILGDEIGSPPYVHFITKGSACLIENIQVHKCNATGVDVYTLQLPQEISADRLSTITQIFHKYRKYMGSDDNRIPSEIHFDYVPYEDMYIFTRSPSRVTKASRDFRKYSSIPLVVHQMMKSQNVQQDSEMSSMLSETFSRELHIHRNRKVECKEETHFMKVCEYLPGACFSIGEKFERRRIVAMTPVTCLLLPRYWILRNNKDEVWTRVTQFLDMHIPNTQEIFKRFVHEQKFKKYKKRLIRDILNKKVINTGNSIHNVPYSIRMQHGVDTDYFR, translated from the exons ATGTCATCAAAACCGCCACGTATATCTCTCACGCCGGCGCAAGAAATAGAAAGACGCAAAATAGCTAGAAGACGATTCAGAGCTCTAATTCGAGAAGTGTATGATAATAGATATTGGTTGGGAGAGTTTGAAGAGATTCAATTAA GTGAAAACGtcaaaagaaatattttattattgacgaaGAAAACGAAAATTTTAAGTTCTCTTACTATGTACGAAAAGTCTATCTTACGAAAGCCGACCGAACTGCGAACAGAAGAAGAAAGAAACCACTTGAACAAAGTGATCGGTGGTCTCAAATATTTCAGGAAATATCCACCGGAAGTCAAAGCCGCTCTTGCTGCCGTTACTTTTTTCGAGTACTATCCTCCCGGTCGGACTCTTATCAGGCAAAATCATGAGCCAACAG CTATGTACTTCTTATTATCTGGCGAAGCTAGCGTAGTAGTATCCCACTACGACAAATTTCTAAAGGAGTGGATTCCCGAAAATACCGGAGTATTAGGTCCAGGAACGACTTTTGGGGAAGTCAGCTTACTTCACAATATCAAAAGGATGGCTACGTATATAACTGCAACCCACTGTGAACTTTTGGTGATCAAGAAAGACGATTTTCATTCAATTATTAGGGATTCTGTGTTAGAAG acTGGAATCAAATACGGATAATACTAGATAAATTCACTTATTTTAAGAACTGGGATTCGATGACCAAAAAGGAAGCCAGTATCCTAACCAAAATTAAGACGTACAATGCCGATGAAATAATTTTGGGAGACGAAATCGGATCACCGCCGTACGTACACTTCATCACGAAAG GTTCTGCTTGTCTGATCGAAAACATCCAAGTCCATAAATGCAACGCTACCGGTGTAGACGTATACACGCTTCAGTTACCGCAAGAAATATCTGCTGACAGACTATCTACTATCACGCAGATCTTTCATAAATATCGAAAATATATGGGATCCGATGACAATCGCATTCCGTCAGAAATTCACTTCGATTACGTGCCGTACGAAGATATGTACATTTTTACAAGATCTCCCAGTCGAGTAACCAAAGCCTCTAGAGACTTCAGAAAATACTCATCCATACCTTTGGTGGTGCACCAAATGATGAAGTCGCAAAATGTGCAGCaa GACTCAGAAATGTCATCAATGCTTTCAGAAACGTTTTCGAGAGAACTACACATTCACAGAAACCGAAAAGTCGAATGTAAAGAAGAAACACATTTTATGAAGGTATGTGAATATTTGCCAGGCGCGTGCTTTAGTATCGGGGAAAAATTCGAGCGAAGAAGAATCGTAGCGATGACGCCCGTTACTTGTCTTTTGTTGCCCCGTTACTGGATTCTACGAAATAATAAAGATGAAGTGTGGACCAG AGTAACTCAATTTTTGGATATGCACATCCCGAACACTCAAGAAATCTTCAAACGCTTTGTCCACGAACAAAAGTTTAAGAAGTACAAGAAAAGGCTAATTCGagatattttgaataaaaaagtgATCAATACCGGAAACTCTATCCATAACGTTCCGTACAGTATAAGGATGCAGCATGGTGTTGATACGGACTATTTCCGATAA